AGTAAACCTACTGGGGTACCCTTTACAACTGTGGACACATGAGCTGGCACAGCCCCTTCTATATCTGGAGCTGGGGCGAGTCTTGAAAGTCCAAAATCAGCAACCTTTGCATTAAAATTAGAGTCAAGCAATATGTTGCTCGCCTTGATATCTCGATGGAAAATTGGAGGATCAGCTTCCTTATGTAGGTAGAGGATGCCTTTTGCTGAACCCAAGGCAATTCTCACTCTCAATGCAAAACTCAGGGGTTCTTTAGACTTGGCTGTGATACCATTCACATACAAGATTAATCAGCTAAAGGATTCATCACATAGgtatatgaaaatttaaaattaaatagtagGTTtatgtagaaaagaaaaagatattCACTTTAGCTGATTCTTGCTTACAATTTCATAGATGAATGACCAATAAGAATGGAAAGGAAGTATGAGGAAGAAATATGAGATATACCAGAAAGATGATCTCTAAGAGTGCCATTTGACATAAACTCATAAACCAACATCTGCAGAAATAATGGCAACCATTTTAAGCTTTTCCCAAATGATAATTTTAACATCACTGGAGCAGTAAAAACAATAGAAGACTAATATTTAGCATAGAATGCCAAAATTTTTTCCTCATTGGTGGAATTGCTTATAAAGGAAATATACAAAAATTTTCCTGCACATCCTAAATATCATTTCTAGATTGAAATAATTTCTTTCTTTTGCTTGAAATGGTTCTAAATAACAAAACATATGATTTTTACACCTCTCAAAGTTTGCACCATTGTCTGAGAGTTTGTGGCCTAGTTGTTAATGCTTTTACTCCCACATGGTCATGGGATGAGACGTCATGGGGTTTTGACTTTTGAGGCTTGCAGCAATGTGAGAGACAACAGAGACTTATGCCTCCAGCTTATCCTATGCCTATTATGACACTTCAGTGGTGAGACATGGTAGAGTTTTCTTAtttcgttaaaaaaaaaaaaaaacctgaacGTTTTTCCCCCAGAGTCTCCTAGAATCCTCCAATTTATAGAATTGAGTTCCTAAGTGGATTGCAGACTAGGTGTCCAATAGAGTTGAAAGGCAAAAAATGATCCATATAAACAACCCCAGctagtttgggattaaggcttaATATGGGCCAAGCTGTTGGCAGGATTTGATTAATTTAACTGAAAATGTGAAGACTATAGAGGTGAACTTAAAAATTTGGGAAATATATTCTGGGTACCTGTTCATATTCTTCATCACAATATCCAACCAAAGAAACGAGATTCCTGTGATGTAGCCTTGACAACAATTCTATTTCTGTTAAGAACTCCTTCTCACCCTGTAAAGAATGCTCCTGAGCACGTTTGACGGCCACAACTGTGCCATCAGCCAGGATGCCTTTATAAACTATTCCATATCCTCCTTGACCAAGTTGAGTGGAGCTATTAAAATTGTTCGTAGCCAAGGCCATTTCAGCATAAGTGAAATCCTTGATGCCATCAATTTTTAGTAAGGCTTTAGATGCTACGCACAAACAGAGGTGCATGTTAGAGATGGAACTGTTCAGACtaatagattttaattttcaaacacTCAAACAGCATTACACGTCAGTCTCAGAAAATTGTGTAATCAAATTGTATCTTTTGTCATACAAGAAGAAACAATACAGAAATGACATCAAAATTGCAGTGTTGACCCAATAATTAAGGGAAACATGTAAAAACAATATATTTGCATGAACAGTCCAGTCATGGGAATAGTAAAACTCACCATGACGTCTTCTTGAATTTGCACGGTAGTTTCTCAGACGGTAGTTCCTCAAATACATCCTTATGATAAGAAGCGAAACAATTGAACATAATGCAACTGTACCGGCAATGGCGCCCAATACTATGCCAGCCAAGGCACCTTTGCTTGTACCCGATGATGATGGTGAGGTAACAAACACTGTGAAATCATGAGAACCATAAGATAATTATGCAACAAGTTTATCACATACTTGTGTTGGAGAAAGAGTACCAGATGCATAACTTACAACTTTATTCCTCGACACGTCAAAACTCATTTTCAAAATTAACTTTGTGATAGCTCAGTTTCATTATAGTGCACAGTCTGAAGCCTAATGCTACTATGCAACAACAAAACACTGCTATAGCAAAGGCATGACATGCATGGACAAGTTGAAGTGCAAATGACACCAAATAGATGTTATTAGCTACAAACATAAGCAAAAGAATAAGGTCAAACTTCAGCTACTGGCTAATAGAATAAGTACTGGTAGGTCTTCACAATTCTTGAGCATATGAAATATGTCTACCGCCATCCTAAATGTTCTATTTAATCACTTGAAAAAATCAGGAAAACAAGACCCCCAAGTGCAAATAATTTCACATTTTCTACCAGGTGGAATACACACATAGGTTCAAATAAAATAGGCATTATTTTCATGATAGTAAATGTTGAGACAAACCATTATTATAAGGTTCCCACAGAGGGAAGTACAAAAGTTCGTAAGGCCCAAATGTTTCATTACGATGAATGTCCCATCCGGTGAACTTGCTCATGATACGCAGAACCTCACTTGCATTGAACACATGAGAACTCTTGTTGCTAGCATCATAGACAGGAAATAACTGCAGCTGCATCTTCAATCGAGGTCCTTCCTCCCATTGGAAGTTCTCAAGGTATAGCTGATAAAGTTCCAAATTGAGACCAGAGGTCAAATGCTCTTTAAATGCATCTCTGTAGGGTAGAAAATTGGAGAATCCAGGACTTTTCAATCGATAACCAACGATCAGAGGGGCAGCACAAAAACAATCTACAGGAGATGTTGGGGAATATACATAAGGACATGCTTGAGTGGGACAGTTATCAGCAAAGTTTGTCAAACCCTGCTTTTCAACATCCTCATTTTGAGATCCACAAAATTGGACCAGGTTGGAATTTGAACATACAGGGTTCCCTTGAAGCCTGAAAATTATTTGAAACTATTAGTGTTTGTACAGGTAAATATATACATCATGAACTTCAAGACGTAAAATGGCATGCAAGTATGAAGCAAACCAGAGTGAGACATTCTGAGGGAGACTAATATTGCCATTGCCAGAAATATTTGTCAGTCTATTGTTCTCAAAATCCCTGCAATGTCAAAGAGTGAAAAACCATTCATTAGCAAAATGGCTGTGAGATGCTACAAAATTATAGCCCACCTGGAGATTAAATTTTTGTTCTTAACAACGCATGTTGAAATCAGCATATGAGATCAACTCTTTATTTTAGATATCAATAATAGGTACCTAAGAGAGTTAATAAAACTGGAATGTGCGTTTGCATACATTTTTTAGTTCGGCTCTTACAATTTAAGTCTTTCAGATGCATTCAGAGTCCGACTTTGCCAAAGGGTAGATGAAATGGAGCCATTCAGTGAATTGTTTGCAACTGACCTGTAATGGAAAATGGTTAAGCCATTTATTTTACTACAGAGTTCAATTTTTTCCATATTATTATCTTATTTATTGGCATCAAAACCTTACTGCTTTAATAGAGAAACAAAATGAAACAGAATTTCGCTCAACAAAATATAACCTGTTATAACAATTAAGAAATGAACAAATTAAAGAAATGCTCACAATTTCTGAAGACAAGGCAGGCCTGAAAAGCTGGCAGGGATACTTCCAGTAAGATCATTGTTGGATAAATCACTGTCAATATTGTTAGCTAGTGAATATCCCAGTTGAAGAAAATCAACAGTAGCCAATGATTTCAAATGCTTTAGGATTACTTTAAGTAAATACCCATACATTTTATTCAGGCTAATGCAAATGGTGCAAAATGTGCAAGATATTGAAATCTTACATGGTTGTAATATTCTCAGAAAGCCTTTCAGAAGGTATGGATCCATTTAGCTGGTTTGTACTGAGGTCTCTGAAAATTGCGTCAAAATTTGCTAGTGAAAAAAGAGCCAGCAAAGATCTTAAAacaggaattaaaaaaaaaatttattcagTCTAATGCATTTCAAATTTCAATTGGAAAATGGAAAGCCCATTGAAATCAATGATTCAGAAAGGAAAATTCAATATATAAACTTACAGATAGCCAAGGTTTGGTATCCTGCTCAGGTCAGGGATTGGACCTTGCAAACTGCAGTTTCTGAGACTCCTGATAAGGCCAAAGAAAATGCAGAGATAATgtaatttacaaaataaaatgCAGAAATAATGGTAACCAACATGCTTTCACTGTGATTTGGGAAGCTCAATAAACTTCTAACTAGTGACAGCTAGTTGACATGATATAGCTTCATTTCAGCTACAATACATATATAGTCTTCATTTCAGCCATCGACCAACAGAAGATTGCTGCTTTACAGTGCATAGGGGTGCAAGCTAAGCCAAGCTGAGCATAATTAGTCTTCCAGCTTGTTTCAGCCTATTTAGATCAACTCAAGctataattacagtaattaaaaaagaaagaaaaagaaataaaaactcCAACAAGGGACAAATGGCCTCAAATTCGAAAAACAGCCTGAGGCCTCTGTATAAAGAGGAGGTGTTGCCCTCCTTATATTACTTGTTATCAAATGTTCCTCTCCTTTATACTCTTCTTTCATAGCTAACTACCTATACTACAAAGCCAATATCTTCTAGTTTACTGATTTATTTTATTCATATGACTACCACTGCAAAAATCTCAAAGTATGCTATAGCTTTAAACTAATTTTCCACTAAAAGACCAAAATTTTTTGTAGCTTAAAATTGGTTATATCAAGCTTTAAAAATTGTAGCAAAAAAAAATATGAACAAGGCTCTTCATTAGAGTAATTGGGCTTCAAATTCATTCATCTAACTTCATAGATCAAAAATTGAGCTACTACTAATCTTGTGCATGAGTTGTTCACTAAGTTCACTTGGAATCCTATGGCTGTGTGCTGAAATTTTAATTAAGCAGAATAAGAATTAAGAAATGGGGTGCCTTTAATTGAATAATGAATTATTAAGAGGCTTTGATGCCAGATTGGAGAACCCCTCAACCTAAAGGCTCAAACTTATAGATGAGGCCGTGAGGGTTCAATAATACATCCTACGGTAGAAATGTAAAATCCAACCCAAAAGCCTAAGCTTGTTAATGAAGCCAGCCCATGGTGTACGTTCATCAATGAGAGATTTAACTCTTTAACAAGGGACCACACACCTCAAGACTTAATCCCATCAATAATTTAAATACAGATGCTAGAAAATTGCTCTGTATCCTGGCCTCGTAAAAGTATTTACAGATTTCAGATTGCAATTTGCACTTACAATTTCAATAGTTTAGTCATGTTGCCATAAGAATCTGGAATTGTAGCCCCATCAAAGTTGTTGTTATCAAGTTGACTGCAAAAGACAAAAAACAAATCAAGGCAAAATAAAATAGTTAGAAGAGAATCTACAAAGATAGGATCTATTATGGGGAAACTGCCATAAGGAAACATGAAATCCTGCTTCATCTCTGGGTAAGTAGGGAAACCATACAGTATTTGTAAGTTTGGCAATTCAGAAAGCTGTGGTGGAAGATATCCAGATAAGTTGTTGTTGTCTAGAAGGCTGCAAACACATTAACATATGAGCAAAGTATGAGAGCAGAACAAGAAATGGTAGAATTAAACTGAACTGAAGATGTTCACAAATCCCACTGTAGGTAAAAATAAATGATGCACTTCTCACATTAATCTAGCCAATTGCCAACTTACAAGTGAACAAGACTTGGTAATCTGGATAGTTCGGGTGGTATTTGCCCGCTAATTGAATTGTTATTCATGTGACTGCCCAAAAGGGGAAAAAACGTACATAATATGAAgtgaaaaatgagtaaaagaatcaAGATGTATTAGCACCGGGTTTTAGGCTAAATTGCATCAGAAAAACTCTCACAAGTGCATTGTCTTGTTCAAGTATGCAAATGACACAGGGATTAATCCTGATATATGGTTCTCGTCAATCTGTATTCTGTCCAAGTTTGGAAGATATCCAAGCTCTTCAGGCAAGGGACCTGTTAATTGGTTTCCATTCAGAAGCCTGAAAGCAGAATCATCATAGAATAAGAAAGCAAGATAAATGTATAGAGCACGGTAATGCAACAATGAATAAAATAACAGCTATATTCAGATTTGCTCCTTCATCAGTATTAAATAAATGAGATTATTAAAAAAACCACAAAATTTAAGATCACTTTACATTTCAATGTATAAGTTGATGAGCATACTTGTATTATGTGGTAATGAGTCAGCAAATAAGGAAAATAGTAGtttaacttacaagagttccaaAGATTCAATTTCTCCTATCTCCTTTGGTATACTCCCACTGATGTTGTTCCACATAAAATCCCTTCGATGAGAACAAAAAATGTTAATCATAAGGGAGGagaaacatatatataaatatattccaTTCTGATAGAATATTTTTCAGAGTATAGAAAGTAATCTGTGCCTTACAATATTTTCATATAGGATAAGTTGCCAAGTGATGGTGATAAAGTTCCAGACAGATTCAAATTAAGTAGttgcctgaaaaaaaaaaaaaaaaacatatcgtTACAATtttctcatttaaaaaaaatccTTGAAGATACTCAGTTTGTAGGCAAGTGTCCTTAAAACTATGTCTAACTTTCACAGCTTGTGAGTTGTGACTAGAATACAGATGCTACATAATGCTTGGCATGAAGTAGCGGTAAAATTTGAAAGCAACAACAAAGCAGTCACATTAATTGTACCAAAACAAATCACAATTAGATTCTCAAATTCATTAATATTTGATGATCTATTTTGAAACATTGGCCAATATTCAGCAGATAGCCTCTACCCTTGAAGGATGACAACATTGAATATTAAATAAACTGAAAAACTGAGAAAGTTTTTCCGTTGCaacaaactaaaataaaattgTCAGTTAACTGAAAGAAA
This is a stretch of genomic DNA from Hevea brasiliensis isolate MT/VB/25A 57/8 chromosome 12, ASM3005281v1, whole genome shotgun sequence. It encodes these proteins:
- the LOC110647392 gene encoding probable LRR receptor-like serine/threonine-protein kinase At1g06840 isoform X2, which codes for MFQNSGDFSILGLSISRISTFGTVLIMWLFWSSLLIEAQDAITNPVEVSALQDIKSSLIDINKNLSNWNRGDPCTSNWTGVLCFNTTMDDGYLHVRKLQLLNLNLSGTLSPSLGNLSYMKILDFMWNNISGSIPKEIGEIESLELLLLNGNQLTGPLPEELGYLPNLDRIQIDENHISGLIPVSFAYLNKTMHFHMNNNSISGQIPPELSRLPSLVHFLLDNNNLSGYLPPQLSELPNLQILQLDNNNFDGATIPDSYGNMTKLLKLSLRNCSLQGPIPDLSRIPNLGYLDLSTNQLNGSIPSERLSENITTIDLSNNDLTGSIPASFSGLPCLQKLSVANNSLNGSISSTLWQSRTLNASERLKLDFENNRLTNISGNGNISLPQNVSLWLQGNPVCSNSNLVQFCGSQNEDVEKQGLTNFADNCPTQACPYVYSPTSPVDCFCAAPLIVGYRLKSPGFSNFLPYRDAFKEHLTSGLNLELYQLYLENFQWEEGPRLKMQLQLFPVYDASNKSSHVFNASEVLRIMSKFTGWDIHRNETFGPYELLYFPLWEPYNNVFVTSPSSSGTSKGALAGIVLGAIAGTVALCSIVSLLIIRMYLRNYRLRNYRANSRRRHASKALLKIDGIKDFTYAEMALATNNFNSSTQLGQGGYGIVYKGILADGTVVAVKRAQEHSLQGEKEFLTEIELLSRLHHRNLVSLVGYCDEEYEQMLVYEFMSNGTLRDHLSAKSKEPLSFALRVRIALGSAKGILYLHKEADPPIFHRDIKASNILLDSNFNAKVADFGLSRLAPAPDIEGAVPAHVSTVVKGTPGYLDPEYFLTHKLTDKSDVYSLGVVFLELLTGMQPITHGKNIVREVNFSYQSGMIFSFIDGLMGSYPSNCMEKFLNLAMKCCHDETDSRPSMADVVRELETIWAIIADPDMKTTDTVINDPGKSESSPSSSSMVKHPYVSSDVSGNDLVSGVAPSIPPR
- the LOC110647392 gene encoding probable LRR receptor-like serine/threonine-protein kinase At1g06840 isoform X1 codes for the protein MFQNSGDFSILGLSISRISTFGTVLIMWLFWSSLLIEAQDAITNPVEVSALQDIKSSLIDINKNLSNWNRGDPCTSNWTGVLCFNTTMDDGYLHVRKLQLLNLNLSGTLSPSLGNLSYMKILDFMWNNISGSIPKEIGEIESLELLLLNGNQLTGPLPEELGYLPNLDRIQIDENHISGLIPVSFAYLNKTMHFHMNNNSISGQIPPELSRLPSLVHFLLDNNNLSGYLPPQLSELPNLQILYGFPTYPEMKQDFMFPYGSFPIIDPIFVDSLLTILFCLDLFFVFCSQLDNNNFDGATIPDSYGNMTKLLKLSLRNCSLQGPIPDLSRIPNLGYLDLSTNQLNGSIPSERLSENITTIDLSNNDLTGSIPASFSGLPCLQKLSVANNSLNGSISSTLWQSRTLNASERLKLDFENNRLTNISGNGNISLPQNVSLWLQGNPVCSNSNLVQFCGSQNEDVEKQGLTNFADNCPTQACPYVYSPTSPVDCFCAAPLIVGYRLKSPGFSNFLPYRDAFKEHLTSGLNLELYQLYLENFQWEEGPRLKMQLQLFPVYDASNKSSHVFNASEVLRIMSKFTGWDIHRNETFGPYELLYFPLWEPYNNVFVTSPSSSGTSKGALAGIVLGAIAGTVALCSIVSLLIIRMYLRNYRLRNYRANSRRRHASKALLKIDGIKDFTYAEMALATNNFNSSTQLGQGGYGIVYKGILADGTVVAVKRAQEHSLQGEKEFLTEIELLSRLHHRNLVSLVGYCDEEYEQMLVYEFMSNGTLRDHLSAKSKEPLSFALRVRIALGSAKGILYLHKEADPPIFHRDIKASNILLDSNFNAKVADFGLSRLAPAPDIEGAVPAHVSTVVKGTPGYLDPEYFLTHKLTDKSDVYSLGVVFLELLTGMQPITHGKNIVREVNFSYQSGMIFSFIDGLMGSYPSNCMEKFLNLAMKCCHDETDSRPSMADVVRELETIWAIIADPDMKTTDTVINDPGKSESSPSSSSMVKHPYVSSDVSGNDLVSGVAPSIPPR